GCTCGAACCGAGCCTGAGTCACCTGGAGAGGCGAAAGCGAAGGGCGGCACCCGGCATGGCTCTCGCTGCCCTCCgaggcggagccggggcagctggagctgctttgGGAAGCGTTGGGGTCCTCTGGGATGccgtggtgggaagagggatgAGCCCTCGGGGAAGAAGCTGGGTGGAgcatcccccaaaaccccagtgggagagaggagAGCCCCAGAGAACGTTTTCGAGGGCACAGCCGTTGGGATGTTTCCTTGGGCACAGCCCCGGGATGTCTCCGTGGGCACAGCCCCGGGATGTTTCCgtgggcacagccccggggTACCTCAGTGGGCACAGCCCCGGGATGTTTCCGTGGGCACAGCCCCGGGATGTCTCCGTGGGCACAGTCCCGGGATGTCTCCGTGGGCACAGCCCCGGGATGTCTCAGGGGGCACAGCCCCGGGGTACCTCAGTGGGCACAGCCCCGGGATGTCTCCGTGGGCGCAGCCCCGGGATGTTTCCgtgggcacagccccggggTACCTCAGTGGGCACAGCTCCCGGGATGTCTCCGTGGGCACAACCCCTGGATGTCTCAGTGGGCACAGCCCCGGGATGTTTCCGTGGGCACAGCCCCGGGATGTCTCCGTGGGCACAGCCCCGGGATGTTTCCGTGGGCACAGCCCCGGGATGTCTCCGTGGGCACAGCCCCGGGATGTTTCCgtgggcacagccccggggcGGGAGCGCAGCAGGCGCTTGCTGGAGCAAAGGGAGACGCTTCGCGCTGGGCCAGCTCTTGCCTTGGCGAGTCCGGGGCAAGGGTGAGGCTGGTGCCAAGCCTGGCTGAGCCGGGCTGTCCGCACAGAGGAGTTGGTTTTGCCGCAGGCGGTGGCGGGGCCAGGCAGCACCTCCCAAAATCTGCTGCCGTGAGAAACGCCGGGGTGGGGTAGGCGCAGGGTGCGGGCCGGGGTGCCCTCGCTCCGCTCCCCGTTGCAGGGGTGGGGGAGCGGAGCTGGCAGACGCGGGAGGCTCTCCTGGAGCCGTCCATCCTTTCCCTGGCCCCCAGCCCGGATCCCAGGGTTTCTCTCCCAGGCTGCCGTTCCCCTTCTGCTGGATGCTGGCGCGCAGCTTCCCCTTCCAAGGGGCGTAAAGTGGATGGAAGCTTCCCCGCGGGATGAGGGCTccggagggtgggcaggggaggggagaggacggCGAAATGCGGGCGCTGGAGCGGGGAGAGCGCACGTTTCCTGCGGCAGAGCCCGAGACTTGCGCAGCATCTGGGAGCTGGGCCGGTTGCCCAAAGACATTCTGCACGTCTGACTCACACCGCAGCCGCTGCAcggccccctccccagcccagcccagccccccggCCGCCCCCCACGGGCctcggggctgggagggacgtGGGTACCCTCCAGCTGGGTGCTGGATGAagggaccttcccttctctccctgGGAAATGAGCAGCGTCTCCTCTGGTATCCCCCACTCCTCCCGGTGCTGCTCTTGGGGGGGGTCACcattgggttttgggggttattCCTCCTTTGGCAGGACCCGGGGAGCACAGTTAGGCTCTCCCATGGGATGGTGGCATTCCCGTGCCAGTCTGGCTCATGGCAAGCTCAAGAGGAACAGGGCAGAAGGGGCTGTCAGGTGCGGGGTCGTGTCCAtgtccagcagtgccaggattgcccccccccccgaagGCTCAGCTCTGGTGCTTGAATCCATTTTTCCAGCGTTCTGGAACACTGGGATTGCGGGTTTGGGATTCTGGGTGTTGAGTttcaggcaggagcagcagaccCAGGTGGCCTCTCCAAGCCCTGCCAGTGGCTCGGGGAGGGTCACAGCAGGGGGACTCTGgtgatgctgccctgggacagcctGAGGGGATCCAGGAGTATGGCCTCGGTGGGAAACCCAAAGGGAATATCCAGGAGGGTTTTGGTCATTGAAGAGCTGCAGACAGGcagttttccccaaaatcctggggtTTCAGGGCTGCTCCCCCCACTCCTGCCCGCAGATACTGAGGAGCTGGTGGTGCCTCTTTTAGAAGAGCTTTGGCCTTGTGTCCTAAAGGCTGTCCTAAAAAAATGGGAGCTATTTTCCCTGACTTTGAGCAGGGGGATTCCTGGCTGCCTCTGGCTGCCCCTCACCGGAGCCAGAGCGTGATTTTGATTTACAAACAGTTTAATCTGAGGAATGCGGCGAAATGGGGAGCGCCAAGTGCATCCTGCTGCAATCCCAGAGAATCCAGCTGCCGTCCgaggctgctgagctgctgctgcgtCCCTCTTGACTCAGGCCCTGTGGGCTCAGCCCCTTCCTGTCACAGCTCCGGGCAGCCCTGGTCACTGTGGGCATCCTCGGTGCCATCTCAGTGCACACACGAGGCTGGAGAGGGCACCGGACAAGGGTACACAGAAAGCCAACACTCCATGAGGTTTTTTAGGGAGGGGAGACAATTCCTGTTTTATCCAAGACCTGTTTTCTGTTTCCCCAGtctcccatccctcctgcctccagccCACTTTTCCCGCTCAGCTCTGGTTATTTTAAGTTCCCTTCCCAGCGGGTGTCAAAGACCAAGCTCCCAGTTTAACCTCCCTCGGCGACCTGAGCCGAGCTCAGCCTGGTAAAACCAAGCACTGGGACCATCCACTTGTGTCTTTCACCTTCCACCTATTTTATTTTCGCCTTCCATCTATTTTATTTTCGTGGATTCAGGACAGGGACCGTCTGTGCCCGctccacccccgtgtccccccgtgccctgcaCAGAAAGCAGCTCCTGTTCCCTGGTGCCTTTGCCCTCGAGCCTCTCTCCTGAATCATCCCTTGTTTACTGCCAcggcagaggaaaagcaaagtttggCCGAAGCACCACCAGACGGGATTTTATTTGTGGCATTGCTGGGGAGGCTGATgggtgctggcactgggaaCCAGCACAAAGATGGGTGCTCCCATTCCTTGTGCTGGTTCCCAGTCCTCTCCCAGAGCACCACGGCTGGGGACGGCAGGAGCACGGGGCTGAGCCACCCCTctggctctggcagcatccTGGCAGGACACGGGGCTGCGGCgggagaggctgcagggaggcacagacacagcagagttattttcctcctcctgcagagAAGTTCAGCCAGAGGTTGTGGAGACCTTAAGGAAGTGGCCGGTTCCCGCAGAGCCGGGGAGAGGAGCAGGCTGGCTCCGCAGCCGTGCCTCATCTCCTCTGGCTTTACAGAGGGCGGGGGGGACATCCAGGAGCTCTGTCTGGCAGCCTCGGTGGGTTCGTCCCTGCTGGCTGTGCCGGGAGATCTCCTCCTTCAGGTCCTCTGGTGATTTGCAGCAGTTTCAGCATGTCCTTTACGACAAATCTtcatttcttggggttttttcatcccttcctctctccagagcctttgCCTTCTTCCCTTCACcatcccttttccttcctttgtccttccttcctccagCCACCTTTTCCACATCTCCACTTCCATCTCCATCCTCTTGGACCATCCATCCATCAGCAAGCATCACCTCCTGGTCACCCCGTGTCCAGCTGGGGACCGGATTCCCGTGTTTCTCTGAGGTCTGGGCACGCGTTTCTCCCGGCGGAGAGGGCAGGGGGGGTAACGTGCTGCTCTCTCCTCTTCAGGCCAGCCCCAGGTGCGAAcacccccgcagccccccgggcCCTGCACCCACCTGCTGCACAACGGCGCCGGGCGTGGGCCGGAGCCGGGCGGTGCCAACGGGGAGGCGGGGAACGGGATGTGCCGGGCCGTGCCCAGCTCGCAGAAGCCGCACCGAAAGCTGCAGTCGCACCACTCCATCAACAGCCAGAGCAGCAAGAAGAGCAAGGGCAGCTCCAAGTCGGCCTCTTCCCACATCCCCATTGAGGCGCAGGAAGGTACCAGCTGTCCTCTCTCCGGGTCTCCTCGGGACCCTCATCCCTTGGGATCTCATCCTCCGAGCCCAGCGGGACCCCTGGGCCCTGCTGGTGGCCTCTGCAGGGCGGGTGCTGAGCAGGGCCATCTCCTGTCCTCCAGAATTGGTCTCTCTTGAGGCCTGGGTGTTGAGGGAGACTCCCTGGGGCAGTGCCTGCCTCCCGAGCCCTTTTCCCATCCCTTCCGCGAATTCCCGAGGGAGGATTTCCGTCCTCGCGGTgctcccccagcacccacctgtGCCGGGCGCTGTCTCACCCCTGCGTTCCTCCCCAGACTGCTGCGTCCACTGCATCCTCTCCTGCCTCTTCTGCGAGTTCCTGACCCTCTGCAACATCGTGCTGGACTGTGCCACCTGCGGCTCCTGCACCTCCGAGGACTCctgcatctgctgctgctgctgcaactcGGGCGAGTGCGCGGACTGCGACCTGCCCTGCGACATGGACTGCGGCATCATCGACGCCTGCTGCGAGTCCGCCGACTGCCTGGAGATCTGCATGGAGTGCTGCGGGCTCTGCTTCTCCTCCTGAGGGCCCCGCTGGGCCGGGGGACCCgcgctgggacccccccaggctCTCCCGCAGCGGGCGAGGCTCCGGCCGGTCCCTCGGGAAACGCCGAAACctcgaggaggaggaggaggaggaggaggaggaggaggagagcgaATCCCTCGCTGCGAAACCTCGTCCTTGGAGCCGGAGCCGGATCCTGCCTGGGGAAGGGGGAACCCAGAGGGCCGTGGGGGCTCTGGCAGTGTCCTGTCCCGCTCTACCTCTGCCCGCACCGGGGCACCGCGGGAGCCTCCTGCTACCTGAGCCGAGAGCAGGAGCGCCCGTCCCGCAGAGCCACCCCGGGGCCCGGCGCTGGGGACAGCCCGTCCCGCTGGCACCGCCCCAGGACAGCGCTCCGGGGGGGTTACAGGGGGTGGCACGGAGCATCCCCCtgccagggacacctccagggacacctccagggacacctccaaGGCCGGGTGACTCCCGCACACCGGGAGATGCTGGAGCCTCCAGCCCGGC
Above is a window of Aphelocoma coerulescens isolate FSJ_1873_10779 chromosome 26, UR_Acoe_1.0, whole genome shotgun sequence DNA encoding:
- the MDFI gene encoding myoD family inhibitor gives rise to the protein MSRPGSPRPSRPEQPRDEAVPMAEVAEPSRPPPRPIPAVPPAEPRPPARPAVPKKEKPPEDDKSPKVLTKSRRAELCGAPEAVTCQPQVRTPPQPPGPCTHLLHNGAGRGPEPGGANGEAGNGMCRAVPSSQKPHRKLQSHHSINSQSSKKSKGSSKSASSHIPIEAQEDCCVHCILSCLFCEFLTLCNIVLDCATCGSCTSEDSCICCCCCNSGECADCDLPCDMDCGIIDACCESADCLEICMECCGLCFSS